From a region of the Enterobacter sp. JBIWA008 genome:
- the pgmB gene encoding beta-phosphoglucomutase, whose product MMLKAVVFDLDGVITDTAHLHFIAWRAVADEIGITFDEVFNEQLKGISRMDSLQRILKHGGKEGMFSDEQCLALATKKNALYVQSLASLTGDSLLPGIREVLADIRAANVKTGLASVSLNAPGILHALGIYQAFDFCADASRIRRSKPDPEIFLAACAGLNVRPEEAIGIEDAAAGVEAINAAGMLSVGIGSGLHHAGLQLHSTRELTWKCLTEFWATRTY is encoded by the coding sequence ATGATGCTTAAGGCTGTTGTATTCGATCTGGACGGTGTGATCACCGATACCGCACACCTCCATTTTATTGCCTGGCGTGCAGTAGCGGACGAAATCGGCATCACCTTTGACGAAGTGTTTAATGAACAGCTGAAGGGAATAAGCCGCATGGATTCCCTGCAGCGCATCCTGAAGCATGGCGGGAAAGAGGGGATGTTTAGCGATGAGCAGTGCCTCGCGCTGGCGACGAAAAAAAACGCGCTCTATGTCCAGTCTCTGGCGTCACTGACGGGAGATTCACTGCTTCCAGGTATTCGCGAGGTGCTGGCGGATATCCGTGCGGCGAACGTCAAAACTGGGCTCGCCTCCGTTTCTCTGAATGCCCCTGGGATCCTCCACGCGCTGGGCATTTATCAGGCCTTCGATTTTTGCGCCGATGCTTCCCGTATTCGCCGCTCAAAGCCAGACCCGGAGATCTTTCTTGCCGCATGTGCAGGCCTGAATGTGCGTCCTGAAGAGGCCATAGGTATCGAAGATGCAGCAGCAGGCGTTGAGGCGATCAACGCGGCGGGAATGTTATCGGTTGGGATTGGATCTGGCCTGCATCATGCGGGATTACAACTTCATTCAACGCGAGAACTGACCTGGAAATGCCTGACCGAATTTTGGGCAACCCGGACGTATTGA
- a CDS encoding glycoside hydrolase family 65 protein: MLNVSVLTDPGFCPHSLNKYASIMACGNGYMGIRAAHEEDYTQQIRGMYLAGLYHRAGRNETTELVNLPDITGIEVELDGVNFTLLAGDILEWQRELAFANGELRRSVVWRSPDGKRYRLESRRFVSLDQLPLVAMQLSITPLDAATQAVLKTGIDATQTNSGRQHLDEMSVRVFDQHYMQGVYETQDRASEVVVSAFCQLSAKSDSCFTAKNRRLSVHHSLTIAKGDTVTLDKIVWLTHRSDKAPSQSSFAHNALADLKVCAARGYDALLESSSYAWEAIWRDARVEVDSAVHQDQMALDYAVWHLTTMTPAHDEHSSIAAKGLTGEGYKGHVFWDTEIFLLPFHLFTRPQTARSLLRYRWLNLAGAQEKARRNGWPGALFPWESAASGLEETPEFAAINIRTGMRQKVASALAEHHIVADIAWAVVAYWQATHDDAFMRNEGLTLLMETAAFWMGRATEVNGRLEIHDVIGPDEYTEHVNNNAYTNYMAWHNVACARQFMTMFGREDEGFTQKATRYLTRLWLPEANSDGVIPQDDTFMAKPAIDLSRYKAKAGKQTILLDYSRAEVNDMQILKQADVVMLTYLLPERFTPQQCAANLAFYEPRTIHDSSLSKAIHGIVAARCGDMEGAYAFWRDGVAIDLGDDPHSCDDGIHAAATGAIWSGVIQGFAGMQIVEGELQLAPSLPAQWRRLAFPLRWRNATLHFTYENEVLTIETSAPVTLTLWGKTLHVSGRKICAYKDFLASENGTATTESRHDA, from the coding sequence ATGCTAAACGTGTCTGTATTAACCGACCCGGGGTTTTGTCCACACAGCCTGAATAAATACGCCTCCATCATGGCTTGCGGTAACGGCTACATGGGGATCCGCGCTGCGCATGAAGAAGATTACACCCAGCAAATCAGAGGTATGTATCTTGCGGGTCTGTATCATCGTGCTGGTCGCAACGAGACCACTGAGCTGGTCAATTTGCCCGATATCACCGGTATTGAGGTTGAGCTGGATGGGGTGAATTTTACCCTTCTGGCCGGGGATATTCTCGAGTGGCAGCGCGAGCTGGCGTTTGCCAATGGCGAACTTCGTCGCAGCGTCGTCTGGCGCTCGCCCGACGGAAAACGCTATCGACTGGAGAGTCGTCGTTTCGTGTCGCTGGATCAGTTACCCTTAGTGGCCATGCAGCTTTCCATCACACCGCTCGATGCCGCCACGCAGGCCGTGCTGAAAACCGGCATTGATGCAACGCAAACGAACAGCGGCAGACAGCATCTGGATGAGATGTCGGTCAGAGTGTTCGACCAGCATTACATGCAGGGCGTGTATGAAACGCAGGACCGTGCGTCTGAAGTTGTTGTTTCGGCGTTTTGTCAACTCTCTGCGAAGAGCGACAGTTGCTTCACCGCCAAAAATCGTCGTCTCAGCGTTCATCATTCGCTAACGATTGCGAAGGGTGACACTGTCACGCTAGACAAAATCGTCTGGCTGACGCATCGCAGTGATAAAGCACCATCGCAGTCCTCTTTCGCTCACAACGCGCTAGCCGATCTTAAGGTTTGCGCGGCAAGAGGCTACGACGCCTTGCTTGAGAGTTCATCGTATGCATGGGAAGCGATCTGGCGTGACGCTCGGGTGGAGGTGGACTCTGCGGTGCATCAGGATCAGATGGCGCTGGATTACGCCGTCTGGCATTTGACGACCATGACGCCAGCCCATGATGAGCACAGCAGTATCGCCGCCAAAGGGCTGACGGGCGAGGGGTATAAAGGCCACGTCTTCTGGGATACCGAAATTTTCCTGCTGCCTTTCCATCTCTTCACGCGCCCCCAAACCGCCCGAAGCCTGCTGCGTTATCGTTGGCTCAACCTGGCCGGGGCGCAGGAAAAAGCCCGTCGCAACGGCTGGCCTGGCGCGTTGTTCCCATGGGAAAGTGCCGCCAGCGGGCTGGAAGAGACGCCGGAGTTCGCGGCTATCAACATCCGAACCGGCATGCGCCAGAAGGTGGCCTCCGCGCTGGCAGAACACCACATCGTCGCGGACATTGCCTGGGCCGTCGTCGCTTACTGGCAGGCGACACACGATGATGCCTTTATGCGCAATGAAGGGCTGACGCTGCTGATGGAAACCGCTGCGTTCTGGATGGGCCGCGCCACGGAGGTCAACGGGCGCCTGGAAATCCATGACGTCATCGGTCCGGACGAATATACCGAGCATGTAAACAACAACGCCTATACCAATTATATGGCCTGGCACAACGTTGCCTGCGCTCGCCAGTTTATGACGATGTTTGGGCGCGAGGATGAAGGTTTTACGCAGAAAGCGACACGGTACCTGACGCGCTTATGGCTGCCGGAGGCCAATTCAGACGGTGTGATCCCGCAGGATGATACCTTTATGGCAAAACCTGCCATCGATCTGAGCCGCTACAAAGCCAAAGCGGGGAAGCAGACCATTCTGCTCGATTATTCCCGCGCGGAAGTTAACGACATGCAGATCCTTAAGCAGGCTGATGTGGTGATGCTTACCTACCTGTTGCCGGAGCGGTTTACCCCGCAGCAGTGCGCCGCCAATCTGGCGTTCTACGAGCCCCGCACGATCCATGATTCTTCGCTGAGCAAGGCCATTCACGGCATTGTGGCCGCCCGCTGTGGCGATATGGAAGGTGCCTACGCCTTCTGGCGTGATGGCGTCGCAATCGATCTCGGGGACGACCCGCACAGCTGCGATGACGGGATTCACGCCGCTGCGACCGGCGCGATCTGGTCCGGCGTCATTCAGGGATTTGCCGGAATGCAGATTGTGGAAGGGGAACTGCAGCTTGCGCCCAGCCTGCCGGCCCAATGGCGAAGACTTGCTTTCCCCCTGCGCTGGCGGAACGCAACGCTGCATTTTACGTATGAAAACGAGGTTTTAACCATCGAGACTTCGGCACCTGTAACGCTGACGCTGTGGGGCAAAACGCTACATGTATCGGGGCGGAAAATTTGCGCTTATAAGGATTTTCTTGCATCTGAAAATGGGACCGCTACCACGGAGAGTCGCCATGATGCTTAA
- a CDS encoding Gfo/Idh/MocA family oxidoreductase produces the protein MMSASTPSPLRVAIIGAGQVADKVHASYYATRSDVQMVAVMDSHPEQARAFAERHGIPSVWQEAREMLEAVKPDAVSVCSPNRFHFEHVMAALEAGCHVMCEKPPAMTPQESDRMRMAARKAGKVLAYDFHHRFALDTQLLRDAVMNGTLGEIYFTSAQALRRCGVPGWGVFTNKSLQGGGPLIDIGIHMLDAAMYVLGFPAVKRVTAHSFQRLGNRKSSGQFGEWDPTQFTVEDALFGTIEFCNGGILRLDTSFALNIREQSIMNVAFCGEKAGATLFPAHIYSDEAGTLVTLTQREEADDQRHMRSMDAFVRHVQGEPVMIADAEQGLVIQQLVAALYESAETEGSVTLC, from the coding sequence GTGATGAGTGCTTCTACACCTTCGCCTCTGCGCGTCGCCATCATTGGCGCCGGGCAGGTCGCGGATAAAGTGCATGCCTCGTATTACGCCACGCGCAGTGATGTTCAGATGGTGGCTGTTATGGACAGCCATCCTGAACAGGCTCGGGCGTTTGCGGAACGTCATGGTATTCCCTCGGTATGGCAGGAAGCGCGAGAAATGCTCGAGGCGGTTAAGCCGGATGCGGTGAGCGTCTGTTCGCCTAACCGGTTCCATTTCGAGCATGTCATGGCAGCGCTGGAAGCAGGCTGCCATGTGATGTGTGAAAAACCGCCGGCTATGACGCCGCAGGAGTCCGATCGGATGCGCATGGCTGCGCGCAAGGCGGGAAAAGTGCTGGCGTATGATTTTCACCATCGTTTTGCCCTGGATACCCAGCTGCTGCGCGATGCGGTAATGAACGGAACGCTCGGAGAAATTTACTTCACGTCGGCGCAGGCGCTTCGTCGTTGCGGTGTGCCGGGGTGGGGCGTTTTTACCAATAAATCGCTACAGGGCGGTGGTCCGCTGATTGATATCGGCATCCATATGCTTGATGCCGCAATGTATGTTCTGGGGTTCCCGGCGGTAAAACGGGTGACCGCGCATAGCTTCCAGAGGCTGGGGAACCGTAAAAGCAGCGGTCAGTTTGGCGAGTGGGATCCCACGCAGTTTACCGTGGAAGATGCCCTGTTTGGCACCATTGAATTTTGCAACGGCGGTATTCTGCGTCTGGACACGTCGTTTGCGCTCAATATCCGCGAGCAGTCGATCATGAACGTCGCATTCTGTGGTGAAAAGGCGGGGGCTACGCTGTTCCCGGCGCACATCTACAGCGACGAAGCCGGTACTTTAGTCACCCTCACGCAGCGTGAAGAAGCTGACGACCAGCGTCATATGCGCAGTATGGATGCCTTCGTGCGCCATGTGCAGGGAGAGCCCGTCATGATCGCTGATGCAGAACAGGGGCTGGTTATCCAGCAGCTTGTCGCTGCGCTGTATGAATCAGCAGAAACAGAGGGAAGCGTGACGTTATGCTAA
- a CDS encoding sugar phosphate isomerase/epimerase family protein, producing MKIATQNQAFFPTSIMEKFQYIKAMGFDGYEIDGRLLVENLDEVKAAIKATGLPVTTACGGYDGWIGDFIEERRLNGLQQIERILEALAEVGGKGIIVPAAWGMFTFRLPPMTSPRSLDGDRKAVSASLRWLDEVAARTGTTVYLEPLNRYQDHMINTLADARRYIEENGLKHVQIIGDFYHMNIEEDSLTDALHQNRDLLGHVHIADNHRYQPGSGSLDFASLFDQLRADNYQGYVVYECRVRAEDPAQAYQDSLTYLRKC from the coding sequence ATGAAAATCGCAACACAAAACCAGGCCTTTTTCCCGACCAGCATCATGGAAAAATTCCAGTATATCAAAGCGATGGGGTTTGATGGCTACGAAATTGACGGCCGACTGCTGGTAGAAAACCTCGACGAAGTTAAAGCGGCCATCAAAGCCACAGGTCTGCCGGTGACGACGGCCTGCGGTGGATACGATGGCTGGATCGGCGACTTCATCGAAGAGCGCCGTCTGAACGGATTACAGCAGATTGAGCGTATTCTGGAAGCGCTGGCTGAAGTGGGTGGCAAGGGCATTATCGTGCCTGCCGCGTGGGGGATGTTTACCTTCCGACTGCCGCCAATGACCTCCCCACGCAGCCTGGACGGTGACCGCAAAGCGGTTAGCGCCTCCCTGCGCTGGCTGGATGAAGTCGCGGCGCGCACCGGGACGACCGTCTACCTGGAACCGCTGAACCGCTATCAGGATCATATGATCAACACCCTGGCTGACGCGCGTCGATACATCGAAGAGAACGGCCTGAAGCATGTGCAGATCATCGGCGATTTCTATCATATGAACATCGAAGAAGACTCGCTGACGGATGCGCTGCATCAGAACCGCGATCTGCTGGGCCATGTGCACATCGCAGATAACCATCGCTACCAGCCGGGCAGCGGCAGCCTCGATTTTGCCAGCCTGTTCGATCAGCTACGTGCGGATAACTACCAGGGTTACGTGGTGTATGAGTGCCGCGTGCGCGCCGAGGATCCGGCACAGGCATACCAGGACTCCCTCACTTATCTGCGTAAATGCTAA
- a CDS encoding zinc-binding alcohol dehydrogenase: MKKLVATAPRVAALVEYEDRAVEAHEVKIRARFGAPKHGTEVVDFRAASPFIDEEFNAEWQMFTPREEGAARGIEFGKFQLGNMIVGDIIECGADVTEYQIGDSVCCYGPLQETVIVNAVNNYKLRKMPQGASWKNAVCYDPAQFAMSGVRDANVRVGDFVVVVGLGAIGQIAIQLAKKAGASVVIGVDPIEHRCEIARRHGADHCLNPIGTDVGLEIKKLTGKQGADVIIETSGFADALQSALRGLAYGGTISYVAFAKPFAEGFNLGREAHFNNAKIVFSRACSEPNPDYPRWSRKRIEETCWELLMNGYLNCDDLIDPVVTFTTSPESYMTYVDQHPELSIKMGVTF; this comes from the coding sequence ATGAAAAAATTAGTAGCGACAGCGCCACGCGTGGCGGCGCTGGTGGAATATGAAGATCGTGCTGTGGAAGCACATGAAGTGAAAATTCGCGCCCGCTTTGGCGCGCCGAAACACGGTACCGAAGTGGTGGATTTCCGCGCCGCCAGCCCGTTTATCGATGAAGAATTCAACGCGGAGTGGCAGATGTTCACGCCGCGTGAAGAGGGCGCAGCGCGCGGGATCGAATTTGGTAAGTTCCAGCTTGGCAACATGATTGTTGGCGACATTATCGAATGCGGTGCTGACGTCACTGAATACCAGATTGGCGACAGCGTCTGCTGCTACGGCCCGCTGCAGGAAACAGTCATCGTCAACGCGGTGAACAACTACAAGCTGCGCAAAATGCCGCAGGGCGCGTCCTGGAAGAACGCCGTTTGCTACGATCCAGCGCAGTTCGCCATGAGCGGCGTGCGTGATGCCAACGTCCGCGTGGGCGACTTTGTTGTCGTGGTAGGTCTGGGAGCCATCGGGCAGATTGCGATCCAGTTGGCCAAAAAAGCCGGTGCGTCAGTGGTTATCGGCGTTGATCCGATCGAACACCGCTGCGAGATTGCTCGTCGTCACGGCGCGGACCATTGCCTGAATCCAATCGGAACCGATGTCGGTCTGGAAATCAAAAAGCTGACCGGCAAGCAGGGCGCGGACGTGATCATCGAAACCAGCGGCTTTGCGGATGCGCTACAGTCCGCGCTGCGCGGACTTGCCTACGGCGGCACCATCTCCTACGTAGCCTTCGCGAAACCGTTCGCGGAAGGCTTTAACCTCGGCCGCGAAGCGCATTTCAATAACGCGAAGATTGTCTTCTCCCGCGCCTGCAGCGAACCAAACCCGGACTACCCGCGCTGGAGCCGCAAGCGTATCGAAGAGACCTGCTGGGAACTGTTGATGAACGGCTATCTCAATTGTGACGATCTGATCGACCCGGTCGTGACCTTCACCACCAGCCCGGAAAGCTACATGACGTATGTCGATCAGCACCCGGAACTCAGTATCAAAATGGGCGTCACTTTTTAA